From the genome of Rhodopirellula bahusiensis:
CGAAAATCAGGTTCACCAACAGCAGCCAGCGAGACGTCAACGTCACCCTGACGGATTCTCGCCAAGCCGGTTTGTCGAAGACGTTTCGCTTGGCACCGGCCGAAACTCATGACATGAAGCTGCGACGTGACGCCGGTCACGAATGGGTCGAAACTTTCGAAGTGCTCTCGCCTGATGGCCAGTGGATCACGCGAGAAGTTCGTCATCAGATCGCACCGCAATCTCGCTACGAAGTCGTCGTTCACGAATGGCGAATCCAATCCGTCGCGATCGACCGAACCGCCCGCGGCAACAATCGAATCGAGGACATCAACATGCAAGGCAAGGGCATCGGTCGCTTCCTCTTGCCACCGGGTCCTGAGCTCGCTGATCAAACGATCGATGTCTTTCAGTCTGCGCGAGCCATGCAGAACCAAGGCTCCGTCACACCCATCATCCCGGATGATCAACTTCAAGAACAGTTCCGCCCCAGCGACCGCGTCTCACCGTTCGAACGAGCCATCCTCGAACAACAACGAGCCGTTCAACGAGCCCAGCAGGGCAACCCTTGAGAGTTGGCCTACTGAGCAAAACGCCAAATGCTGCTTTGCTCAACACCGCATGCCGGCATCCTTCCAGAACGCAGACTTGATGTTTGAACAGGACACGATCAAAATGTCCTTTCTTCTCTTTTCAGACTTCTTCTCTCAATAGTTCTTCGCGAATTTCGCGAGATCGAACGCCGATTCGCTCGGCGTGAAAAAGGCAATCGATATGCGACTGATGTGGATGAAATGCGCCGCCGTTGCGTTGTGCTTGTTGGCCGGATGCCAGGAACCTCAACCGGAAGAAGATCTCGCTCCGAGCAACATCGTGGAGGACGAAAGCGACGAGGCCATTCAAAGTTACCTGGAAGTTCAAGATCAGAATTCGCGTCAAATGGCGGAGCAATACCGAGAACGCGATGCACTCGATCAGCCCAGCGACTTTCGAGATCCCAGCCAGAACACCAATGGTTCCTTCAACGAATCCGATCCAACCGTTGTTGGATTGCCAGACGAGGAATCTTGATCTTTGTCCTAGTCACTCAATGACGGCCAATCGCGTGAGCCGACTACGCTCGCGAAAGAAACTGGCCCGTTCGCGAATCAATTTTCAAGCGTTCGTCTTCCTTGATGTACTCAGGAACCTGAACGACCAAACCCGTCTCCATGGTCGCAGGTTTGGTACGTGATGTGGCGGAGTTCCCCTTCACACCCGGGTCACACTGGGCGATGTTCAGCTCCACCGTCGCCGGCACTTCGATCCCGACGCATGCGTCGTTGTAGATCAGTGCCCGCATGCCTTCCAAGCCTTCGGTGATGTAGGGCATCTGCTCTTCCGCGTCTTCCAGCGGGATCTCGTACTGCTGGTAGTCCTCTTTGTCCATCACATGCAGAAATTCCGTGTCGGTGTACATCATCTGCACATCTCGACGCGAAAAATCGGCTTCCTGAAGGACATCGGTGCCCTTCATCGTGATGTCGACTTTGTTGCGAGTCATCACGTTCCTCGCTCGAAATTTGTACAGCGTCGCGGCACCGCGAGCCGACGGCGACTGGACCGACATTCCAACGATCATCACAGGATTGCCATCGTGAACCACAACGGTCCCGGACTTAACTTCTTTCGCGAGCATGATTGATAACAAAAACGAGAAGGAATTTTTGAGAAACGTAATCACCTGTCTGGCCCATGGAAAGCCCGGATAGACGTCGATCGCGTTTGCACTGCACCAGCCGAACTTTGCCCCTCCGATCGGAGCAACCGGCACGACCTAACTCGAGCGTTGGTTCGGCGATTCGTTTTCGCTCCGCTGCGGCGAGGTCAGATCACATTGAGCGACCTACGGTTGCCATAGCAGAAAATCCGTTGATTTCGACTCAAATCAACATCTCACCGCAAGATCGCCAAGCAACCCTGTCATGTCCGCCCCAGATTCGACCCGCAATGATGACGCCAACAGCCAAGGCGATGATTCGGGGAACAGCTTGGGCAATTCAAACGCAACACCCGCACGAAAGAGCCACCCGCGATCTCGACGTCGTCGCTCAAGCAATGCCTTCGATTCTGCACCAAACCAAGACCCGACGATCGGATCCAGTTCCAGCGATCTGCCGCCCACATCAGATGGGATAGCAACGGATCACGACCCGAACGAAGAATCAACTAACAATCCTGCGCCCCGCTACGAGAGTGTCGAAGAAGTTGGTCGCGGCGGATGGGGAGTCGTTGAAAAAGCAGTCGACAAACAACTGGAACGTGAAGTCGCAGTGAAACGGTTCTGCGATGCGGACGATGTCACCCAGCAAGAACGAAATCGATTTCTGCACGAAGCCAAGGTCACAAGCCAACTTCAGCATCCGGGAATCGTCCCGGTTCACGAGTTGGG
Proteins encoded in this window:
- a CDS encoding elongation factor P, producing the protein MLAKEVKSGTVVVHDGNPVMIVGMSVQSPSARGAATLYKFRARNVMTRNKVDITMKGTDVLQEADFSRRDVQMMYTDTEFLHVMDKEDYQQYEIPLEDAEEQMPYITEGLEGMRALIYNDACVGIEVPATVELNIAQCDPGVKGNSATSRTKPATMETGLVVQVPEYIKEDERLKIDSRTGQFLSRA